The following DNA comes from Mesoaciditoga lauensis cd-1655R = DSM 25116.
AAGCATTCATCTTAGCACCTTTTAAGGGATTATCCACCGCCTTCTGGGAAAAAAGATTGGAAACGTACGCAACGCCTTCAAACGGCGTTCAAACTTACATATACGGTGAGATGCTCTGGAATTTCGTGTTAAAAACCTTCACAACGCTTCTCTTTTTTTTCACGTTCGTCTTCATAGTCAAAGTGGATATGATTTTCCCAAGCTCTTATTTGAATTTAACGTTGGTTTACATACTCCTTACCCTCTTTTCATTCGGTGCCGGCATGATAGGCGCGTCTAACTTCTTCTTCCTTGAAGTAAAACAAGGAAGAGAGCCTTTCACATGGACACTTGGCGTTTTAACCCAGCTCTTTTCAGGGTTGTACTACCCAATTTCCCTCTTCCCAAAGGGAATGAGATGGCTTTCTTACATTCTTCCGCAATCCTACGCTTTTGATGCCATAAGAAGAATAAGCATAAACGGAGCAGCACTTTCCGAACGGCACGTTACGATGGACGTGTTGGTGTTGACGGTATTCGCAATTGGTACCATTTTCCTTGGAAGATGGCTTTTCAAAAAATCCATCGTGAGGGCTGAAAAAACAACGGGATTTTCTTCGTTGGTTTGAATTAAGCAACGCATAATTTGTCCTTAATGGTGATATAATCTAGAAAATTGCACCCTGACGAAAAATTCTACGGGTCATTCATCTCATGAAAACAAAAACACAAAAAATAAGGGTAGGGATGAGATGCAGATCAAAGCAATACAATTTTCGAAGCAGGCGATCTTGGACTTAAAGACGCTAGATGCCAGCGTAAGCAGCGGAATAAAGAGAATTACCAATCAATTATCCCAACAGGATTTTTCGGGAATAAAGAAGATAAAAAAGTCGAATCCACCTCTTTTTCGCGCAAGAGTTCAAAATTTAAGGGTGTTTTTTGACTACTATGACGGCGAAATAAGGATTTTGTCCGTTTTAAAAAGAAACGAAAGGACTTACAAGAACATCCCTCTTCCATCTTTCTTCAGAGAGTTTCAAAATGTTTCTTTGGATGCTTTAGAATGCGAAGATGTTGATTATCTCTCCGAATCTTATTATGAATACGACGGTTTGCCAAAATACAGGTTGACAAGTGAGAATTTGCCATCACAGGAAGAAATCGAGGCCTTTATAGAATCAAAATATCAGTTTTTCCCAGTTTTAGATCGAGAACAAGAAGAATTCATAAGCATGGTTATGAACAATCCCAAGGTTCTTTGGTCCATAAGGGGAGCGGCTGGAAGTGGCAAAAGTCTTGTGATGATGGAGTTGGCCATGAATATTGCCAATTTTAAAGGCGAAAAAGTCTTGATATTCGTTCCGAACAGAAGATTAGTTGAAAGATACATGGATTTTCTCACACGTGTAAATGAAGAAAAAATCTTGGATCCAAGGGACATATCGTTCAACAACTCCATAGAAAAATTCCTCAACGATGAACAACATAAAATTCTTGTTTCCGACATTTACACTTTCATGCAAAGCATAGCCAAAATGAAAAAATTTTCCCCTCAAGATATCAAAGAGGCACTAAAAGAAAGGATGAAATATTCAAACAACAAGAAGTTGAAAAATGCGGATATGGAGATCGTATACGAGCTTGTGAACTACTTTATGATCAAGAACAAAAAAATTTCGATGAAAAACAACCTTTTTGCAGAATACAGGGATCTGTATGAGAATTTAAGCAAAGAGCTGAACGCTGACAAATACAAGGCTCTTAAAAGGAAAATCAACAAAGCAGATCATAGCGATCTGATAGATCTTGCGACGAAAAAAATTGAGAAAATTACCGTCCCCCACAGCAGAAAATTTCACATTTTCATAGATGAGGTTCAAGATTTTTCTGAAGATGAGTTCCAATTTTTATTCGAACTCTATGAAAAATTGAACAAAAAAGAAGATGTGAACTTTACCTTTTGCGGCGATACAAATCAAGCCGTTCGATTAAACGGCTTTGAGTTTGGAAAGATGATGAGAATAATTTCTTCGCACGGATTCAACGTAAAAAAGAAAGATTTCAAAAAAAATTACAGGACAAGTCGCCTTATATCTCAAGCAGCCAATTATCTGGTTAAAGAAGTTTTTTTCGATGTCTTCAAAAAAGAAAACGGAAAGAAGATAGAAAACATAGTGGATCCGAACACCGTTATCTTCAGAGGTGCACGACCTAGAATAGCGGTGAGCTCAACGAAAACCATAAAAGAGGCCTTTTCAACGATAAGTGGCTTTAAATCCAATGAGAAACCTATTCTCATAGTTGAAGATGCATCTTTAAAAAGATTGTTCCCAAAAGGTCTGAACGCTAGCGATGCGGTCATAAACATATCACCTTCAGAGTGCAAGGGATTGGAATTTGACAAAATCACCCTTTTAGATCTTCTCCCAAACAAACCATCACATTACAACGTTTCTCGTTTATATACCTCTTTAACGCGCGCAAGGTTTGATGCCTTTTTGATAGAACCGCTTGAGAAATTTGACTCCTTATCGTATAAAGAAAAGATAAAAGGTTTCTTTGATATCATCAAAACAGAAGATCCTGATGAACTCGTTAAGATCATCATGGAATCTAAATCTATTTTGACATTTAGTGAAAAAGTATCACTAATCGAAAACAAAATGGATTCCAACGCTATAGAAGAAGAACTGATTATAAAAGAGATAAATGACATCGTAAAAGAGTCTAGTTGGATTGGAACAATTGAAAGGTTGTGCTTCAAATTCTTCGATAAGATCAAGACCAAGATTGAAGATGATACGGAAAAATTGTACTCGCACATATGCCAGCTTACCACCTTTTCTAATTACGAATTAAAAGCAATTAGAGAAAACTATTTTGAACATCCTTTTGAGTCTGTCAAATTTTGGAAGAAAGCTGGAAACGTCAGGGAAGCAAAAAGAGTGATAGACAAATACACGCAATCCAAGCCTCTCGAAACTATAAAAGCGAGCACTTTTATTGATTATCAAGAAAAAATAGAAGAGGTAAAAGAAAGGTATTCTGGATACGATTACCTG
Coding sequences within:
- a CDS encoding ABC transporter permease, which translates into the protein MEKIRAILSFAWIEFRALKYYPSNLILEIVKGYVTIFVWFFIAYFIQGFSSATFKEFGGNYVSYVVLGVIFFQSSQAFILAPFKGLSTAFWEKRLETYATPSNGVQTYIYGEMLWNFVLKTFTTLLFFFTFVFIVKVDMIFPSSYLNLTLVYILLTLFSFGAGMIGASNFFFLEVKQGREPFTWTLGVLTQLFSGLYYPISLFPKGMRWLSYILPQSYAFDAIRRISINGAALSERHVTMDVLVLTVFAIGTIFLGRWLFKKSIVRAEKTTGFSSLV
- a CDS encoding DEAD/DEAH box helicase family protein; translation: MQIKAIQFSKQAILDLKTLDASVSSGIKRITNQLSQQDFSGIKKIKKSNPPLFRARVQNLRVFFDYYDGEIRILSVLKRNERTYKNIPLPSFFREFQNVSLDALECEDVDYLSESYYEYDGLPKYRLTSENLPSQEEIEAFIESKYQFFPVLDREQEEFISMVMNNPKVLWSIRGAAGSGKSLVMMELAMNIANFKGEKVLIFVPNRRLVERYMDFLTRVNEEKILDPRDISFNNSIEKFLNDEQHKILVSDIYTFMQSIAKMKKFSPQDIKEALKERMKYSNNKKLKNADMEIVYELVNYFMIKNKKISMKNNLFAEYRDLYENLSKELNADKYKALKRKINKADHSDLIDLATKKIEKITVPHSRKFHIFIDEVQDFSEDEFQFLFELYEKLNKKEDVNFTFCGDTNQAVRLNGFEFGKMMRIISSHGFNVKKKDFKKNYRTSRLISQAANYLVKEVFFDVFKKENGKKIENIVDPNTVIFRGARPRIAVSSTKTIKEAFSTISGFKSNEKPILIVEDASLKRLFPKGLNASDAVINISPSECKGLEFDKITLLDLLPNKPSHYNVSRLYTSLTRARFDAFLIEPLEKFDSLSYKEKIKGFFDIIKTEDPDELVKIIMESKSILTFSEKVSLIENKMDSNAIEEELIIKEINDIVKESSWIGTIERLCFKFFDKIKTKIEDDTEKLYSHICQLTTFSNYELKAIRENYFEHPFESVKFWKKAGNVREAKRVIDKYTQSKPLETIKASTFIDYQEKIEEVKERYSGYDYLIKRLMNQYKKDPQMNNNIAVMLALKKEISEAQDAVIQLTHVVRED